One window of Cryptococcus neoformans var. grubii H99 chromosome 11, complete sequence genomic DNA carries:
- a CDS encoding NAD synthetase, with protein sequence MHLVTVATCQLRQWSLDFEGNCERILRSIAIAKSRGATLRVGPELEVPGYGCLDHFLEGDTMLHSWEVLAKILQSEEAKDIVCDIGMPLEHKNNNYNCRVIIYNGKILLIRPKMWMANDGNYRELRHFTPWHKHRQVEKHSLPHMIRTVTGQTYVPFGDAVIATEDTVIGVELCEELFTPASPHILMGLDGVEIFTNSSGSHHELRKLNRRVELIKEATMKLGGIYLYSNQQGCDGDRLYYDGACLIAMNGQILAQGPQFSLSEVEVVSATIDLRAVRAHRTTSSRRMQSAQAEAYERVVADTRLDGGEQIKVGVRETKGSMDVKYHTPEEEIALGPACWLWDYLRRSGTQGYFLPLSGGIDSCATAVIVHSMCRLVVEAAAKGDEQVIADARRIANEPEDSTYIPEDPREFSGRIFHTCYMGTENSSSETRERAKNLADAIGSYHVDLNMDTAVSAVKGIFTLVTGKNPQFKVHGGTNAENLALQNIQARLRMVVSYMFAQLLPWVRGKNGGLLVLGSANVDESLRGYFTKYDCSSADVNPIGGISKVDLKRFIAWAQVKFDLPILYNFLHAVPTAELIPIGPDNVIQSDEIEMGMTYDELSVFGRLRKVEKCGPYSMFGKLVQEWGSFLSPKEIAEKVKHFFFTYAINRHKMTTITPSVHMESYSPDDNRFDLRPFLYPSRFTHQFRKIDELAGKLPDMAQKPKVDTNEVD encoded by the exons ATGCATCTCGTCACAGTAGCAAC CTG TCAACTCCGACAATGGTCCCTGGACTTCGAG GGCAACTGCGAACGAATCCTTCGTTCTATTGCCATCGCCAAGTCTCGTGGAGCAACACTTCGAGTGGGACCAGAGCTCGAAGTTCCGGGATACGGGTGTTTGGATCACTTCCTTGAAG GTGATACCATGCTCCACTCTTGGGAAGTTCTTGCAAAAATCTTGCAGAGTGAAGAGGCAAAGGACATTGTTTGTGATATCGGAAT GCCCCTTGAACACAAGAACAACAACTATAACTGCCGAGTCATCATCTATAATGGCAAGATTCTTTTGATCAGGCCGAAGATGTGGATGGCCAACGACGGGAACTAT CGAGAGCTAAGGCACTTCACACCTTGGCACAAGCATAGGCAGGTTGAAAAGCACTCCTTGCCTCATATGATCAGAACTGTCACTGGACAG ACCTATGTACCTTTCGGAGATGCGGTAATTGCCACAGAAGATACAGTCATCGGTGTCGAGCTCTGTGAGGAGCTCTTCACCCCTGCCTC GCCCCACATTCTTATGGGCCTTGACGGTGTTGAAATCTTTACCAACTCCTCCGGTAGCCACCATGAGCTTAGAAAACTCAACCGTCGTGTGGAGCTTATCAAGGAAGCTACCATGAAG CTCGGCGGTATCTACCTCTACTCTAACCAGCAAGGCTGCGACGGTGACCGTCTCTACTATGACGGAGCTTGTCTCATTGCCATGAACGGCCAAATCCTTGCCCAAGGCCCTCAGTTCTCTCTTTCTGAGGTTGAAGTTGTCAGCGCCACCATTGACCTTCGCGCTGTTCGGGCTCACAGGACAACAAGTAGCAGGAGGATGCAGAGTGCGCAGGCCGAGGCGTATGAGAGAGTCGTAGCGGATACCAGGCTCGATGGTGGTGAACAGATTAAGGTGGGAGTACGGGAGACTAAGGGTAGCATGGATGTGAAGTATCACACCCCCGAAGAGGAAATTGC CCTTGGTCCTGCATGCTGGCTCTGGGACTATCTTCGCCGATCTGGTACTCAGGGTtacttcctccctctcaGTGGGGGTATCGACAGTTGCGCCACAGCAGTCATCGTACACTCCATGTGCCGTTTGGTCGTGGAGGCTGCTGCAAAAGGCG ACGAGCAGGTTATTGCTGATGCTCGACGAATTGCCAATGAGCCTGAAGACAGCACCTACATTCCCGAGGATCCTCGTGAATTCTCCGGCAGAATCTTCCACACTTGTTACATGGGTACGGAGAACTCTAGTAGTGAGACCAGGGAAAGAGCCAAGAACCTTGCTGACGCCATCGGCTC ATACCACGTCGATTTGAACATGGACACCGCTGTGAGTGCCGTCAAGGGTATCTTCACCCTCGTCACCGGCAAGAATCCTCAATTCAAGGTGCACGGTGGCACCAATGCCGAAAATTTGGCGCTGCAAAACATTCAG GCACGACTGCGAATGGTTGTTAGCTATATGTTTGCCCAACTTCTCCCATGGGTCAGGGGTAAGAACGGTGGTCTCTTGGTCTTGGGCAGTGCCAACGTCGACGAGAGTTTGCGAGGCTATTTTACCAAATATGA TTGCTCAAGTGCCGATGTCAACCCTATCGGTGGTATCAGTAAGGTCGACCTCAAGAGGTTCATCGCCTGGGCCCAAGTCAAGTTTGACCTCCCGATTCTCTACAA CTTCCTCCACGCTGTCCCTACTGCTGAACTTATCCCCATCGGCCCTGACAACGTCATCCAATCTGATGAAATCGAAATGGGCATGACTTATGACGAGCTTTCGGTATTCGGTCGTTTGCGAAAGGTGGAGAAATGTGGACCGTACAGCATGTTTGGCAAGTTGGTACAAGAGTGGGGCAGTTTCTTGTCTCCGAAAGAGATTGCGGAGAAGGTCAagcacttcttcttcacgtATGCCATCAACAGGCATAAGAT GACGACCATCACTCCTTCAGTGCATATG GAGTCATACAGTCCCGACGACAACCGCTTTGACCTTCGACCGTTCTTGTATCCCTCCCGATTCACTCATCAGTTCAGGAAGATTGATGAACTTGCTGGAAAGTTGCCTGACATGGCACAGAAGCCCAAGGTCGACACCAATGAAGTTGATTAA
- a CDS encoding mitochondrial protein, with protein MSVPRLLVVGGNGFLGSAICKAAVGKGWEVSSMSSSGKPFTTPAGHTPAWVPKVSWHSASAFSPSSYSPLLSSSTAVVHTLGILLEDQGYKKAVREGDLINLAGGFLKGLGGGEGNPLKTAEEKRRGYEGMNRDSALEVLNTMLSTAPHPSAPNEAVKEKTFVYISAADAFRPLVPKKYIESKREAELEIAKRCSEIGGVRPIFIRPGLMYHPHTRPLSTLPAFLIDLSSKLNAALPAPLQNIPSLFSPQSAIRGALEGARTFPLHVDHVANAVLKCVENGERRGVVEVDEMRRWAGFKYSNDAALEH; from the exons ATGTCCGTCCCCCGTCTGCTCGTAGTTGGAGGGAATGGTTTCCTTG GCTCCGCCATCTGTAAAGCTGCCGTCGGCAAAGGCTGGGAAGTCAGCTCCATGAG CTCGTCCGGTAAACCGTTCACCACTCCCGCAGGCCACACACCCGCCTGGGTTCCTAAGGTATCATGGCACTCTGCCTCCgccttttccccttcctcttaCTCTCCCCTCTTATCTTCATCCACTGCTGTCGTCCATACCCTTGGTATATTACTGGAAGATCAGGGGTATAAAAAAGCAGTGAGAGAGGGGGATTTGATAAATCTTGCAGGGGGGTTTCTAAAGGgtttgggaggaggagaggggaaCCCGTTGAAGACGGccgaggaaaagagaagagggtaCGAAGGGATGAACAGGGATTCAG CGCTCGAGGTGCTGAACACTATGCTCAGCACTGCTCCTCATCCCTCAGCTCCTAATGAGGCTGTAAAGGAGAAAACGTTTGTCTACATCTCTGCTGCCGATGCTTTCAGACCTTTGGTACCAAAAAAATACATCGAATCGAAAAGAGAAGCAGAGCTGGAGATTGCGAAGAGGTGTTCCGAGATTGGTGGTGTCAGACCGATATTTATCAGGCCTG GGTTAATGTACCACCCACACACACGCCCATTGTCCACTCTCCCAGCCTTCCTCATTGACCTTTCTTCCAAACTGAATGCTGCCCTTCCTGCACCTCTTCAAAATATCCCTagcctcttctcccctcagTCGGCCATCCGAGGTGCTCTCGAAGGAGCGAGGACATTCCCTCTCCATGTAGACCATGTCGCGAATGCCGTTCTCAAGTGTGTGGAAAACggcgagagaagaggagtcGTCGAGGTTGAtgagatgaggaggtgggCAGGGTTCAAATACAGCAATGATGCTGCCTTGGAACATTAA
- a CDS encoding ribonucleoside-diphosphate reductase subunit M2, whose product MAAVETPSKVAASAFANIDLNTTKKASEATLLSKLQAAAPEDDVEEYRKRFVGDLDCEEKDEPLLKETNARFVLFPIKYHEIWQMYKKAQASFWTAEEINLAPDLHDWENKLNDNERYFIEHVLAFFAASDGIVNENLVERFSGEVQIAEAKSFYGFQIMMENIHAETYSLLIDTYIKDTARRNFLFDAMDTIPCIRKKADWALRWISDQKSCFGERLIAFAAVEGIFFSGSFASIFWLKKRGLMPGLTFSNELISRDEGLHTDFACLLFTHLRRRPHPDTIAKIIKEAVIIEQEFLTDALPVSLIGMNAKLMCQYIEFVADRLLVALGNEKIWNSANPFDFMEMISLQGKANFFESRVSAYSKSGVNQAVGAADHNAIKKGFSLDEDF is encoded by the exons ATGGCTGCCGTCGAGACCCCTTCCAAGGTTGCTGCTTCTGCCTTTGCAAACATTGACCTCAACACCACCAAGAAGGCTTCCGAGGccactctcctctccaagcTCCAAGCTGCTGCCCCCGAAGATGACGTTGAGGAGTACCGTAAGCGATTCGTCGGCGACCTCGATTGTGAGGAAAAGGACGAGCCCTTGTTGAAGGAAACCAATGCGAGGTTTGTCTTGTTCCCCATCAAGTACCACGAG ATTTGGCAAATGTACAAGAAGGCTCAGGCCTCTTTCTGGACTGCTGAAGAGATCAACCTTGCCCCCGATCTTCACGACTGGGAGAACAAGCTCAACGACAACGAGCGATACTTCATTGAGCACGTCCTTGCATTCTTTGCTGCC TCTGACGGTATCGTCAACGAGAACCTTGTTGAGCGATTCTCTGGCGAGGTCCAGATTGCTGAGGCCAAGTCTTTCTACGGCTTCCAGATCATGAT GGAGAACATCCACGCCGAGACCTACTCTCTCCTCATCGACACCTACATTAAGGACACTGCTCGACGAAACTTCCTCTTTGACGCTATGGACACCATTCCTTGTATCCGAAAGAAGGCCGACTGGGCTCTTCGATGGATCTCTGACCAAAAATCTTGTTTCGGCGAGCGACTCATTGCTTTTGCTGCCGTGGAGGgtatcttcttctctggtTCTTTCGCGTCCATCTTCTGGCTTAAGAAGCGAGGTCTCATGCCTGGTCTTACCTTCTCTAACGAGCTCATCTCTCGAGACGAGGGTCTCCACACCGACTTTGCCtgtctcctcttcacccatcTCCGAAGACGCCCTCACCCCGACACTATTGCAAAGATCATCAAGGAGGCTGTCATCATTGAGCAAGAGTTCTTGACTG ACGCTCTCCCCGTCTCTCTTATCGGTATGAACGCCAAGCTCATGTGCCAATACATTGAGTTTGTTGCCGACCGTCTTCTTGTTGCTTTGGGCAACGAGAAGATTTGGAACTCTGCCAACCCCTTTGACTTTATGGAGATGATCTCTCTCCAAGGCAAGGCCAACTTTTTCGAGTCTCGAGTCTCTGCATACTCCAAATCTGGTGTCAACCAGGCCGTCGGTGCGGCCGACCACAACGCCATCAAGAAGGGCTTTTCTCTCGACGAAGACTTTTAA
- a CDS encoding DNA mismatch repair protein MSH6, whose translation MAKEPSKPAKQATLAAFFGAPKPGPRPSQPRSSQPKSSPASTLRTPSTSVAGSSPVQAKSSRPAPSSSIKRSSPLKQPEPSSEITAIEGEDDELTPPPKSDASDATKVGESSSGKKQDEDEEMDDDESPVMTGRRAKRKVVYVDPDSDDDSEGEVNPKESNGRRPRKSLKEDSEDEYMFDEADDAAMAAALDDFEANKFSPSKSPSPPRKIAKAKAKPSASSKKTISTPVRPGPKPIANKGSESNSFLTAAERKKIQAKEDKRESEQCFDFLVNIRDKDGNRPDDPDYDKRSILIPKKSWTEFTPFEKQFWEIKQNHYDTVLFFQKGKFYELYEDDALIGHQEFDLKLTDRVKMKMVGVPEQSLEFWIAKFLGAGHKVGIVDQAETAIGMEMRTKAGQKSGGREIVRRELARVFTNGTIVDGGYLNSDDPNHLVSIKESSSGPEGTSSFGICIADASTGEFSISFFEDDVCRTRLETMFRQIRPKELIHAKGNLSVMTTRLLRNILPSSTAWQSFKDGKEFYTAEDTLNLLPSIFSSEEGEGAIPEAIISLQDNDLAMESLGGMLFYLKSLNLDKDLFSQRNFNIYDPIKEGKNLILDGKTLGHMEVLVNNEGGTEGTLAELLQRCVSPSGKRLFKVWLRSPLRDADAINARLDAVEDLMNHPRFSGDFTQLCKGLPDLERLISRIHAGSVKQSDLLQVVESFSKLQKGIDNLIDMSESLESTGVKALLRSAPDLSGMIKHIRGMYTIEQNEKTIAILPNPGADEECDAADAEVERIEEELNDTLEHVKKTLKCKEAVFWHSAQGGKEIFQIQLPASVKAPARWTKASGTKSHNRYYTPETIPVIRQIQEARETQAAAKKNFFKHLMEEFSKDRETWLTTVRVVAELDCLVSLAKASSDMDEPKCRPTFVSSSSAFIDFRDLRHPSMCLRSDFISNDVQLGGEQPRQVLLTGPNMAGKSTLLRMTAAGVIMAQLGCYVPASEAKLSPVDKIQTRMGAYDNMFASASTFKVELDECSRILREAGPKSLVILDELGRGTSTYDGMAIAGAVLHHIATHSLPLGFFATHYGSLTDDFAYHPNIRRMHMQTHVDDEQKQVVFLYKLIPGVAESSHGTHVARMAGVPLDVVLRAESVSQQFFSAFNDKLINRRQSKMPIVAQADFAWLMRVVKGLEGAVISSQNKKGILGGHEATLADQLDIVERCAGGYEIAEA comes from the exons ATGGCCAAGGAGCCTTCCAAGCC TGCTAAGCAGGCCACCCTCGCTGCCTTCTTCGGCGCGCCCAAGCCAGGCCCAAGACCGTCCCAACCAAGGTCTTCCCAGCCTAAGTCGTCTCCAGCCTCTACCCTCCGCACGCCTTCAACCTCTGTCGCTGGCAGCTCGCCTGTCCAGGCAAAGTCTTCCAGGCCGGCCCCCAGCAGCAGTATCAAGAGGAGTAGTCCACTGAAGCAACCCGAGCCGTCATCAGAAATTACTGCGAttgaaggtgaagatgatgagctcaCCCCGCCGCCTAAAAGCGACGCATCAGACGCTACCAAGGTGGGAGAGAGCTCCAGTGGCAAGAagcaggatgaggatgaggaaatgGACGATGACGAGTCGCCTGTCATGACT ggccGACGGGCAAAGCGAAAGGTTGTCTATGTTGATCCTGACAGTGACGATGACTCTGAAGGCGAGGTTAACCCTAAAGAAAGTAATGGTAGAAGGCCACGAAAAAGTCTGAAGGAGGATTCTGAGGACGAGTACATGTTTGACGAAGCGGACGATGCTGCTATGG CTGCTGCTCTGGACGATTTCGAGGCCAACAAGTTCTCTCCCTCcaaatctccttctcctcccagAAAAATCGCCAAGGCCAAAGCTAAGCCCTCTGCATCCTCTAAAAAGACCATCTCCACACCTGTCCGTCCTGGCCCCAAGCCCATTGCCAATAAGGGATCTGAATCCAACTCATTCCTCACCGCCGCTGAGCGCAAGAAGATCCAAGCCAAAGAGGACAAGCGTGAATCTGAACAGTGCTTCGATTTCCTTGTCAACATTCGAGACAAGGATGGAAACCGCCCAGACGACCCCGATTATGACAAGCGTTCAATTCTCATtccgaagaagagttggacCGAGTTTACGCCGTTTGAGAAGCAGTTTTGGGAGATCAAGCAGAATCATTACGACACTGTCCTATTCTTCCAAAAAGGCAAATTCTACGAGTTATACGAGGATGACGCTTTGATCGGTCACCAAGAGTTTGATCTCAAATTGACTGATAGGgtcaagatgaagatg GTCGGCGTCCCTGAACAATCTCTCGAATTTTGGATCGCCAAGTTCCTCGGTGCAGGTCACAAAGTTGGTATCGTCGATCAAGCTGAGACTGCTAttgggatggagatgcGAACAAAGGCTGGTCAAAAgtctggaggaagagagattgTCAGACGAGAGTTGGCTAGAGTGTTCACTAATGGAACCATTGTCGATGGTGGTTACTTGAACTCTGATGACCCCAATCATTTGGTTTCTATCAAG GAATCATCTAGTGGTCCAGAAggcacctcttcctttggTATCTGTATCGCTGATGCTTCCACTGGCGAattctcaatctctttctttgaggatgatgtcTGCCGAACTCGACTTGAAACCATGTTCAGGCAGATTCGTCCCAAGGAGCTCATTCACGCCAAG GGCAACTTGTCTGTCATGACTACACGACTCCTTCGAAATATTCTCCCCTCGTCCACCGCCTGGCAATCATTTAAAGACGGCAAGGAATTTTACACTGCTGAAGACAcactcaacctcctcccttccatcttttccagcgaagaaggtgaaggtgCCATCCCAGAAGCCATTATCTCGCTTCAAGACAACGACCTTGCGATGGAGTCTCTCGGTGGAATGCTTTTCTACCTCAAGTCACTCAATCTTGACAAGGACTTGTTCTCTCAACGCAACTTTAACATTTACGATCCCATCAAGGAGGGTAAAAACCTCATCTTGGACGGCAAGACTCTCGGCCACATGGAA GTGTTGGTAAACAATGAGGGTGGTACCGAAGGCACTCTTGCCGAACTTCTTCAGCGATGTGTTTCTCCATCAGGCAAGAGATTGTTCAAAGTTTGGTTGAGGTCACCGTTGAGAGATGCGGATGCTATCAACGCCAGATTGGACGCGGTTGAGGACCTTATGAACCATCCCAGATTCTCGGGTGATTTCACCCAGCTTTGTAAAGGACTTCCCGATCTTGAG CGTCTGATCTCTCGTATTCACGCCGGCTCTGTCAAGCAATCCGACCTTCTCCAAGTCGTCGAGTCATTTTCAAAACTCCAAAAAGGCATTGACAACTTGATCGATATGTCTGAAAGCTTGGAATCCACGGGGGTCAAGGCGCTGCTGAGGAGTGCGCCAGACTTGAGTGGGATGATTAAACATATTCGAGGGATGTACACTATTGAGCAAAACG AGAAGACGATTGCTATCCTTCCCAACCCGGGCGCGGATGAGGAATGCGATGCCGCGGATGCAGAGGTTGAACGTattgaggaagagttgaaCGATACTCTTGAACATGTCAAAAAGACTCTAAA GTGCAAGGAAGCAGTATTCTGGCACAGTGCTCAAGGGGGTAAGGAgatcttccaaatccaacTCCCAGCAAGTGTCAAGGCGCCTGCTAGGTGGACAAAGGCTAGTGGTACCAAG AGCCACAACAGGTACTATACCCCCGAGACTATTCCAGTCATCAGGCAGATTCAGGAAGCTCGTGAGACCCAAGCAGCCGCCAAGAAGAATTTTTTCAAACACCTTATGGAGGAGTTCAGCAAGGACCGTGAAACATGGCTTACCACTGTTCGAGTGGTCGCTGAGCTGGACTGCCTCGTGTCCCTTGCTAAAGCGTCTTCCGACATGGATGAACCCAAGTGCCGACCTACATTTgtttcctcgtcctctgcATTTATCGACTTTCGTGACCTCCGACACCCATCCATGTGCCTGCGCTCCGATTTTATTTCAAACGACGTTCAGCTCGGTGGAGAACAGCCTAGGCAAGTGTTGTTGACAGGTCCGAATATGGCGGGTAAAAGCACGCTATTGAGAATGACTGCCGCAGGAGTTATTATGGCACAGTTGGGATGCTATGTGCCCGCTAGTGAAGCGAAATTGAGCCCGGTGGATAAGATCCAGACTAGAATGGGTGCCTATGACA ACATGTTTGCGAGTGCGTCGACTTTTAAAGTTGAGCTGGATGAATGCTCCCGCATCTTGCGCGAAGCGGGACCAAAGTCTCTTGTTATCCTGGACG AGCTTGGTCGAGGAACTTCAACCTACGATGGTATGGCCATTGCCGGTGCGGTGTTACACCATATTGCTACTCACTCCCTCCCCTTGGGATTCTTCGCTACCCATTATGGATCCCTCACCGACGATTTCGCGTACCACCCGAACATCCGTAGGATGCACATGCAAACGCACGTCGATGACGAGCAAAAGCAAGTTGTCTTTTTGTACAAGCTCATTCCCGGCGTGGCGGAGTCATCGCACGGTACCC ACGTTGCAAGAATGGCTGGTGTCCCACTAGATGTCGTCCTCCGTGCCGAATCAGTATCCCAACAATTCTTTTCTGCATTCAATGACAAGCTCATCAACCGTCGTCAGTCAAAGATGCCTATTGTCGCCCAAGCAGATTTTGCATGGTTGATGAGGGTCGTCAAGGGTTTGGAAGGTGCGGTAATTAGTAGCCAGAATAAGAAGGGCATACTGGGAGGGCATGAGGCGACCTTGGCTGATCAGCTGGATATTGTCGAGCGATGTGCGGGGGGCTATGAGATTGCTGAGGCATAG
- a CDS encoding ribonuclease P protein subunit POP4, producing MSSKQSSASASSSRNPSPSPNTPQIDPYRTISSHLKRPLAPLLPQTEPLLPNLLSLNASVYSSRLSGKTLLTTPDQLSTTSSVLVQGRKRNRGNECEKKKAREEHERNVKTRERLGLEGMRKVKKRLGSVVGKGKRISYNALIPLNHLHINYLCQLLALPPLPSPVPNTLPPLNPEPLQSKISKADFTGIYLTVLAAKNDDLKDQRGIVIEETAETFRLVGQDDKVRVIPKSGSLFRLSFPAYSPRSNLDDGSPFPPDLTGHFETCPRLEMDLLGSAFAYRSADRAGRKFRPAQGGGGGSGWGEDWVGGVGGMGKMLNEMEATVDGKWSVREKVSGGKRKRNKFRRKDPPAWGNPAA from the exons ATGTCCTCAAAGCAGAGCTCGGCATCGGCGTCCTCCAGCAGAAACCCATCTCCGTCGCCTAACACGCCTCAGATAGATCCATACAGGAcaatctcttcccatctcaaAAGACCCCTTGCGCCGTTACTCCCACAGACGGAACCGCTCCTTCCCAACCTTCTGTCTCTCAATGCCTCGGTTTATTCCTCCCGCTTGTCCGGCAAGACGCTTCTCACTACACCTGACCAGCTATCCACTACCTCTTCTGTACTGGTCcagggaagaaagagaaataGAGGTAATGAATgtgagaagaaaaaggcgaGAGAGGAGCATGAGAGAAATGtgaagacgagggagaGATTGGGATTAGAAGGGATGAGAAAGGTCAAAAAACGGTTGGGAAGCGTCGTTGGAAAAGGTAAAAGAATATC ATACAACGCTCTCATTCCATTAAACCACCTTCATATCAATTATCTTTGCCAGCTTCtcgcccttcctcccctaCCGTCCCCTGTACCAAACACCCTCCCACCCCTCAATCCCGAGCCTCTTCAGTCCAAAATCTCAAAAGCAGACTTTACAGGCATTTATCTCACTGTCCTCGCTGCGAAGAATGACGATCTGAAGGATCAGAGGGGGATCGTCATTGAAGAGACAGCAGAAACTTTCAGACTTGTTGGGCAGGACGACAAAGTCAGAGTCATCCCCAAATCCGGCTCCCTCTTTcgtctctccttccccgcCTATTCTCCCAGATCAAATCTCGACGACGGATCCCCCTTCCCACCCGACTTGACAGGTCATTTCGAAACATGTCCTAGACTAGAAATGGACCTGTTAGGCTCTGCCTTTGCGTATCGTTCGGCTGATCGAGCAGGGCGAAAGTTCCGTCCAGCAcaaggtggtggtggaggaagtggatggGGTGAAGATTGGGTTGGTGGAGTAGGGGGAATGGGGAAAATGTTGAATGAGATGGAGGCAACGGTCGACGGTAAATGGTCCGTAAGAGAAAAGGTGAgcggaggaaagaggaagagaaacaAGTTTAGAAGGAAGGATCCCCCAGCTTGGGGTAATCCGGCAGCATAA